Proteins encoded together in one Mycolicibacter minnesotensis window:
- a CDS encoding SOUL family heme-binding protein produces the protein MSGILSAATAALQGVGSVVGVRNGTDEPPFTVEQRTRDVETRRYAERVAAETVVTGDEESARSAGFRRLAGYIFGGNHSRTKIAMTAPVAQDPAAPAGEKISMTAPVAQQSGAAGQWVIRFFMPTGIGLESLPEPDNATVRLVRVPAETVAVHTFSGDRGRRAIETHTATLLNALKDLHCEPVGVPQAWFYDPPWTLPMFRRNEIAVAITQND, from the coding sequence ATGAGCGGAATACTCTCGGCGGCGACTGCCGCCCTTCAGGGTGTCGGATCGGTGGTCGGCGTCCGCAACGGAACCGACGAGCCTCCCTTCACAGTGGAGCAGCGAACCCGCGATGTGGAGACTCGCCGCTATGCCGAACGTGTGGCGGCGGAGACCGTTGTCACCGGTGATGAGGAGAGCGCCCGTAGCGCGGGCTTTCGGCGCCTGGCCGGCTATATCTTCGGCGGCAATCACTCGCGTACCAAGATTGCGATGACCGCTCCCGTCGCCCAGGACCCCGCCGCTCCGGCGGGGGAGAAGATCTCCATGACGGCGCCGGTCGCCCAGCAATCCGGCGCTGCAGGCCAATGGGTGATTCGTTTCTTCATGCCGACCGGTATCGGCCTGGAATCGCTGCCGGAGCCCGACAATGCCACCGTGCGACTGGTGCGGGTGCCCGCGGAAACTGTCGCGGTGCACACCTTCTCCGGAGATCGTGGCCGTCGTGCAATAGAAACGCACACCGCGACGCTGCTCAACGCCCTCAAAGACCTGCATTGCGAGCCGGTCGGGGTGCCGCAGGCGTGGTTCTACGATCCGCCATGGACCCTTCCGATGTTTCGCCGCAACGAGATTGCGGTAGCTATCACCCAGAACGATTGA
- a CDS encoding TspO/MBR family protein, with the protein MRISTLLGTGAAVTAAAATGTIATTPAVQSDWYENLVKPAYQPPRQAFPIVWPALYADIAAVSAATIDELSDRGEVAQRRNYIAALLVNLVLNAGWSWLFFNRRRLGPATAVSVALATSSADLARRAVAVRGVRAVPLVLYPLWVTFATVLCGHIAVLNRRR; encoded by the coding sequence GTGCGCATCTCAACCCTGCTCGGTACCGGCGCCGCCGTCACCGCTGCCGCCGCCACGGGAACCATCGCTACCACCCCCGCAGTCCAATCTGACTGGTACGAAAATCTGGTCAAGCCCGCATATCAGCCACCGCGCCAAGCCTTTCCGATAGTGTGGCCTGCGCTCTACGCCGACATCGCCGCGGTCTCGGCGGCCACCATCGATGAACTCAGCGACCGCGGGGAAGTCGCGCAGCGCCGCAACTACATCGCCGCTCTGCTGGTCAACCTCGTCCTCAACGCGGGCTGGTCGTGGCTGTTCTTCAACCGCCGCCGCCTCGGCCCGGCCACCGCGGTCAGCGTGGCGCTGGCGACCAGCAGTGCCGACCTGGCGCGCCGGGCCGTCGCCGTTCGAGGTGTTCGGGCGGTGCCCCTGGTGCTGTATCCACTGTGGGTCACCTTTGCCACCGTGCTGTGCGGACACATCGCGGTACTCAATCGCCGCCGGTGA
- a CDS encoding DUF1214 domain-containing protein, which translates to MSPDNFVRAVTDQEFTNVVNENGFGRFFHMRELTPIDRQLVVRSNRDTLYSAAVFDLQAAPVTLTLPDPGKRYMSAQVINQDEYVTDMFYGGGEHTLDEKHAGTRYAMVVVRILADPGDPADLATAHRLQDGIAVSQDNIGSFDVPRWDPVSQKKVTDALLDLAQTIPDTRGMFGSEADTDPVRHLIGAAAAWGGNSEQEALYLNVTPARNDGNTVYRLTVKDVPVKAFWSVTVYNKNGYLTENPQQAYSVNDITADKSADGSVTVQFGGCSDDNTANCLPITPGWNYLVRLYQPEKEILSGKWVFPAAQPDESANGEPRSAASTPTPAPTPRPAR; encoded by the coding sequence GTGTCACCGGACAACTTCGTGCGGGCCGTCACCGACCAGGAGTTCACCAACGTCGTCAACGAAAACGGCTTCGGACGTTTCTTTCACATGCGCGAACTCACCCCGATCGACCGCCAGCTGGTGGTGCGGTCCAACCGCGACACCCTGTATTCGGCGGCGGTGTTCGACCTACAGGCCGCTCCGGTGACACTGACCCTGCCCGACCCGGGCAAGCGATACATGTCGGCACAAGTGATCAACCAGGACGAGTACGTCACCGACATGTTCTACGGCGGCGGCGAACACACCCTCGACGAAAAGCACGCCGGGACCCGCTATGCGATGGTGGTCGTGCGAATTCTGGCCGACCCGGGCGACCCGGCCGATCTGGCCACCGCACACCGGCTGCAGGACGGCATCGCCGTGAGCCAGGACAACATCGGCAGCTTCGATGTACCGCGATGGGATCCGGTGAGCCAGAAGAAGGTCACCGACGCGTTGCTGGACCTGGCTCAGACCATCCCCGACACCCGGGGCATGTTCGGCAGCGAGGCCGACACCGACCCGGTGCGGCATCTGATCGGGGCGGCCGCGGCCTGGGGCGGCAACTCCGAGCAGGAGGCGCTGTATCTCAACGTCACCCCGGCCCGCAACGACGGCAACACCGTGTATCGCCTGACCGTCAAAGATGTTCCGGTGAAAGCCTTCTGGTCGGTCACCGTCTACAACAAGAACGGCTACCTCACCGAGAACCCCCAGCAGGCATACTCGGTGAACGACATCACCGCCGACAAGTCCGCAGACGGCTCTGTCACCGTGCAGTTCGGCGGGTGCTCCGACGACAACACCGCCAACTGCCTGCCTATTACGCCGGGCTGGAACTACCTGGTGCGGCTCTACCAGCCGGAGAAGGAGATCCTCTCGGGCAAGTGGGTGTTCCCGGCCGCACAACCGGATGAGTCGGCGAACGGCGAGCCCCGTTCTGCGGCCTCGACGCCGACACCGGCGCCCACGCCGCGCCCGGCACGCTGA
- a CDS encoding alkaline phosphatase family protein → MMADHGRRAVGLTGAVGATLAAGLGLACTPEAHADEFDVVIDQIFTSITGFLTQESVSGALGPQLDTELVGWLGSFDPVAPLSADTQLMSQNLLVNPGFETADPSGSGYSGVTIPGWTETGTPTVIGYGTPVGYPSPVSFPLPTVSGLFGFPQTPPPGGGDNFAGGGPVGTSTISQTVDLAGAAGTPYALSADLGGQTWNPSYASVQVSFLDANGDVVGTGALNPVTVWDRWGFTGFEDREITGTVPDGAISATVTTTFTDENKYLGDYNGAYADNESFTVGDPALTAAPLVAPTSDVGQLDHVFVIYMENKGAADIVGSPNAPYMNSLINTYGYDDNYYALGHPSDPNYFRILGGSDFGIDYNTGLNTIDAPNLMQEMDQAGVTWAGYAQSMPSAGDLTASGDYSPDQLPFGDFSYVYGNTPDYLQEHLLPLTQLSTDLNDPSKFPGFTWIAANEDNNGEGPVDSLSGVLQFIATQLGDHQYNVAAADQFVQQEVSTIEGSKTWTDPNEKDAIIIVTDEDNNNLSLGFGNQGNNVPMIVIPSAGAVTFGGMQSGNFATDAYYNEYSLMATIEDALRASPGTLAPLTDNDTYAQPMNAFWK, encoded by the coding sequence ATGATGGCAGACCACGGTCGGCGTGCGGTTGGGCTGACAGGCGCGGTCGGCGCCACGTTGGCTGCGGGCCTCGGGCTGGCGTGCACACCCGAAGCTCATGCCGATGAGTTCGACGTCGTCATCGACCAGATCTTCACTTCGATCACCGGTTTCTTGACGCAGGAGTCGGTCAGCGGCGCGTTGGGTCCGCAGCTGGATACCGAACTCGTCGGCTGGCTGGGCAGCTTCGATCCGGTTGCCCCGCTCAGCGCTGACACGCAACTGATGAGTCAGAACTTGCTGGTCAATCCCGGATTCGAGACAGCCGATCCATCCGGCTCGGGCTACAGCGGGGTGACCATACCGGGCTGGACCGAGACTGGCACACCGACCGTGATCGGCTATGGCACCCCGGTCGGTTATCCATCCCCGGTGTCCTTTCCCTTGCCGACCGTGTCGGGATTGTTCGGCTTTCCGCAGACTCCTCCGCCGGGCGGTGGCGACAACTTCGCCGGCGGCGGACCGGTGGGCACGTCCACCATCAGCCAAACCGTCGATCTCGCCGGCGCGGCCGGAACGCCGTATGCGCTCAGTGCGGATCTCGGTGGCCAAACGTGGAACCCGTCCTATGCCTCAGTGCAGGTCAGCTTCCTCGACGCCAACGGCGACGTGGTGGGCACCGGTGCGCTCAATCCCGTCACAGTGTGGGATCGCTGGGGTTTCACCGGGTTTGAGGACAGGGAGATCACCGGGACAGTCCCCGACGGCGCCATCTCGGCGACGGTGACCACAACCTTCACCGACGAAAACAAGTACCTCGGGGACTACAACGGCGCCTACGCCGACAACGAGTCGTTCACCGTCGGCGATCCAGCCCTTACCGCCGCACCTCTGGTCGCACCCACGTCCGACGTCGGCCAGCTCGACCACGTGTTCGTGATCTACATGGAGAACAAGGGTGCCGCCGACATCGTCGGCAGCCCCAACGCGCCGTACATGAACAGCCTGATCAACACCTACGGTTATGACGACAACTACTACGCGCTGGGCCACCCCAGCGACCCGAATTACTTCCGGATCCTGGGCGGCTCGGACTTCGGGATCGACTACAACACCGGCCTGAACACCATCGACGCGCCGAACCTCATGCAGGAGATGGATCAGGCGGGTGTCACCTGGGCCGGCTACGCGCAGAGCATGCCGTCGGCGGGCGACCTGACGGCGTCGGGTGACTACTCTCCCGACCAATTGCCCTTTGGCGATTTCAGCTACGTCTACGGCAACACTCCCGACTACCTGCAGGAGCACCTGCTACCGCTGACGCAGTTGTCCACCGACCTCAATGACCCGAGCAAGTTCCCCGGATTCACCTGGATCGCCGCCAACGAGGACAACAACGGGGAAGGCCCGGTCGACTCGCTTAGTGGCGTTCTCCAGTTCATTGCGACCCAGCTCGGAGACCATCAGTACAACGTCGCGGCCGCCGACCAGTTCGTCCAGCAGGAGGTCTCCACTATCGAGGGCTCGAAGACCTGGACTGACCCGAACGAGAAGGACGCGATCATCATCGTCACGGACGAGGACAACAACAACCTCTCACTGGGCTTCGGTAACCAAGGCAATAACGTTCCGATGATCGTCATCCCGAGTGCGGGCGCCGTGACCTTTGGGGGAATGCAGTCCGGCAACTTCGCCACCGACGCCTACTACAACGAGTACAGCCTGATGGCCACCATTGAAGACGCCTTGCGGGCTTCGCCGGGAACCCTGGCCCCGCTGACCGACAACGACACGTACGCCCAGCCGATGAACGCGTTCTGGAAGTGA
- a CDS encoding TetR/AcrR family transcriptional regulator produces the protein MTVEASADAVADIGDARRAMYRHQILAAAEHEFARNGFTGARVGAIAASAGVSLTTVYRYFSGKDELWDALNAQRMTEFVAAVSHRADSNATALENILSAARVEIEFFAARPNFLHVHLRDGLSWGTATTLIDAGRGQQREVWRTGMEMITRAAQAAIDAGEITGLRASVAASLVISALQIWLTDWVADGCRQPVETLADDVVAHLRRCLTA, from the coding sequence ATGACCGTGGAGGCATCAGCGGATGCGGTGGCCGACATCGGCGACGCCCGGCGGGCCATGTACCGGCACCAGATCCTTGCCGCCGCGGAGCACGAGTTCGCCCGCAACGGCTTCACCGGCGCTCGCGTGGGCGCTATTGCCGCCAGTGCCGGAGTGTCGCTGACCACGGTCTACCGCTACTTCTCGGGTAAAGACGAACTCTGGGATGCCCTCAACGCCCAGCGGATGACCGAGTTCGTCGCGGCAGTGTCCCACCGCGCCGACAGCAACGCCACGGCATTGGAGAACATCCTGAGCGCCGCGCGCGTCGAGATCGAGTTCTTCGCCGCCCGCCCCAATTTTCTGCACGTGCACCTGCGCGACGGCCTCAGCTGGGGCACCGCAACAACACTGATCGACGCCGGTCGCGGACAGCAGCGTGAAGTGTGGCGCACCGGAATGGAGATGATCACCCGCGCCGCGCAGGCCGCGATCGACGCCGGCGAAATCACCGGGCTCCGGGCGAGTGTCGCCGCCTCCCTGGTGATCTCGGCACTACAGATCTGGTTGACCGACTGGGTGGCCGACGGCTGCCGGCAGCCGGTCGAGACCCTGGCCGATGACGTCGTGGCACACCTGCGCCGCTGCCTGACGGCCTAG
- a CDS encoding MarR family winged helix-turn-helix transcriptional regulator gives MKPDEDAVAREALESLISADMRELAAESEQIGQRFAGSNHVRQTDFRALLHIMVAETAGTPIGPSELRQRMGLSGAAITYLVDRLIQSGHVRREAHASDRRKVALRYSELGLDTARAFFTPLQGHTQRALAEFSDADLQTTHRVLAAVISAMRQFDSDLEK, from the coding sequence ATGAAACCGGATGAGGACGCTGTTGCGCGAGAGGCGCTGGAGTCGCTGATCTCCGCTGATATGCGTGAGCTGGCCGCCGAATCCGAACAGATCGGACAGCGGTTCGCCGGTTCCAACCACGTTCGACAGACCGACTTCCGCGCCCTGCTGCACATCATGGTCGCCGAGACAGCCGGAACCCCAATCGGTCCCAGTGAGCTGCGTCAACGCATGGGGCTGTCGGGTGCGGCCATCACCTACCTGGTCGATCGACTCATTCAGTCCGGCCATGTGCGGCGCGAAGCTCACGCTTCGGATCGACGCAAGGTCGCATTGCGCTACTCCGAACTCGGCTTGGACACCGCACGAGCGTTTTTCACCCCGTTGCAAGGTCACACGCAGCGGGCGCTCGCGGAGTTCTCCGACGCCGACCTGCAAACGACCCACCGGGTCCTGGCTGCCGTCATCTCGGCGATGCGACAGTTCGATTCCGACCTGGAGAAGTAG
- a CDS encoding zinc-binding dehydrogenase: MGWRRSGRLEAAPSRVFAFDQIREAHRVMESGEAEGKMVVLVD; this comes from the coding sequence CTGGGCTGGCGGCGTTCTGGTCGGCTCGAGGCCGCGCCATCGCGGGTCTTCGCCTTCGATCAGATCCGGGAAGCGCATCGGGTCATGGAATCCGGCGAGGCCGAGGGCAAAATGGTGGTCCTGGTCGACTGA
- a CDS encoding GMC oxidoreductase, whose translation MTNDYDVVVIGSGFGGSVSALRLTEKGYRVGVLDMGRRWQPTDFPPNNWHVRKAMWAPKLGCFGPQRLTILGKTFIASAVGVGGGSLIYGNTLYEPLERFFDDPQWAHITDWRDELAPYYDQARRMLGVTPTPHTTPADEVLLAVARDLGVEDTYHPTNVGVFFGDEPGKTVADPFFGGAGPHRTGCIGCAQCFTGCPHGAKNTTETNYLYLAERAGAQIHPMTMVTDVRPNGDGYVVSTVRTGRWVRKRRQDFTAGQVVFAAASLGTQRLLHKLRDTGSLPHLSDRLGELTRTNSEEVPVVFAPDRDDFAQGVAITSSIHPEANTHIEVCRYGKGSNLLSMMGTHLIDGGPWRFARLMLTIARHPAMMLRSMFPRNASAHSIIILVMQSLDNSLTTYRKRGLFGTRMTAKQGVGEPNPDWIPTAHDVARRMADKVGGIAGGTYLDALNIPLTAHFIGGCPIGDSAQSGVIDPYQRAYGHPGLHVVDGSAITANLGVNPSFTITAQAERAMALWPNNGEPDSRPPLGEPYRRIAPVRPVRPAVPESAPGALRLPLSPG comes from the coding sequence ATGACAAATGACTACGACGTCGTGGTGATCGGCTCCGGCTTCGGGGGCAGCGTGTCCGCCCTGCGATTGACCGAGAAGGGTTACCGGGTCGGTGTCCTGGACATGGGGCGCCGTTGGCAACCCACCGATTTCCCGCCCAACAACTGGCATGTCCGCAAGGCCATGTGGGCCCCGAAACTGGGGTGCTTCGGCCCGCAGCGGCTGACGATACTGGGCAAGACGTTCATCGCCAGCGCGGTCGGGGTCGGCGGCGGTTCGCTGATCTATGGCAACACCCTGTACGAGCCATTGGAGCGATTCTTCGACGATCCGCAGTGGGCACACATCACCGACTGGCGAGATGAGCTCGCGCCGTACTACGACCAGGCCCGACGAATGCTGGGAGTGACACCCACCCCGCACACCACTCCGGCCGACGAGGTCTTGCTGGCGGTGGCCCGAGATCTCGGGGTCGAAGACACCTATCACCCCACCAACGTCGGCGTCTTCTTCGGCGACGAGCCCGGCAAGACCGTCGCCGATCCATTCTTCGGCGGGGCGGGGCCGCACCGCACCGGATGCATCGGCTGCGCGCAGTGCTTTACCGGCTGCCCGCACGGCGCCAAGAACACCACCGAGACCAACTACCTGTACCTGGCCGAGCGCGCCGGCGCCCAGATCCATCCGATGACCATGGTCACCGATGTGCGCCCGAATGGCGACGGATATGTCGTCAGCACGGTGCGCACCGGCCGATGGGTGCGCAAACGCCGGCAGGACTTCACCGCCGGCCAGGTGGTGTTCGCCGCGGCATCGCTGGGCACCCAGCGACTGCTGCACAAGCTGCGCGACACCGGTTCGCTGCCGCACCTTTCGGACCGTCTGGGCGAGCTGACTCGCACCAACTCCGAAGAAGTGCCCGTGGTGTTCGCGCCCGATCGTGATGATTTCGCCCAGGGTGTGGCGATCACCTCCTCGATCCACCCGGAGGCCAACACCCACATCGAGGTGTGCCGCTACGGCAAGGGCTCGAACCTCTTGTCGATGATGGGCACCCATCTGATCGACGGGGGGCCGTGGCGATTCGCGCGGCTCATGCTGACCATCGCACGGCACCCGGCGATGATGCTGCGCAGTATGTTTCCGCGCAACGCCTCGGCGCACTCGATCATCATTCTGGTGATGCAGTCACTGGACAACTCGCTGACCACGTATCGCAAACGGGGCCTGTTCGGCACCCGAATGACCGCCAAGCAGGGTGTGGGCGAACCCAATCCGGACTGGATCCCGACGGCCCACGATGTTGCCCGCCGGATGGCCGACAAGGTCGGTGGGATCGCCGGAGGTACCTACCTCGACGCGCTCAACATCCCCCTGACGGCACACTTCATCGGCGGCTGCCCCATCGGAGACTCCGCGCAGTCCGGCGTCATCGATCCCTATCAGCGGGCCTACGGACACCCCGGCCTGCATGTCGTCGACGGGTCGGCGATCACCGCCAATCTCGGCGTGAACCCCTCGTTCACCATCACGGCCCAGGCCGAACGCGCGATGGCGTTGTGGCCCAACAACGGGGAGCCGGACTCCCGCCCGCCATTGGGGGAGCCCTACCGGCGTATCGCGCCGGTTCGGCCGGTGCGCCCGGCCGTGCCCGAGAGTGCCCCGGGTGCGCTGCGTCTGCCGCTGTCGCCGGGCTGA
- a CDS encoding SDR family oxidoreductase has product MRIAVAGGTGKTGRHVVEHLRGQGHDPVILARAHGVDLLENIGLDAALEGVDTIIDVADFATMNAKKARASFGTATANLLAAAQRNGIRHHIALSIVGSDRVHSGYYQGKQHQEEVIRAGNVPWTILRATQFHEFVDQILGQVPGPIAVIPTMRTQPIAVSEVAAHLCTLAVGEPQQMAPELAGPQVESMVDMARQLLRRLRQRRPVIPLRLPGAVGKGMAGGALLPTHPGPRGQQTFAEWLDAHVPAVR; this is encoded by the coding sequence ATGAGAATCGCGGTTGCCGGTGGCACGGGAAAGACTGGCCGCCACGTCGTCGAGCATCTGCGCGGCCAAGGACATGATCCGGTGATACTCGCCCGTGCGCACGGGGTGGACCTGCTGGAGAACATCGGTCTGGACGCCGCACTCGAAGGCGTCGACACCATCATCGACGTCGCCGACTTCGCCACCATGAACGCCAAGAAGGCCCGGGCTTCCTTCGGCACCGCCACAGCGAATCTGCTGGCCGCCGCGCAGCGCAACGGCATCCGCCACCACATCGCGTTGTCGATCGTGGGCAGCGACCGTGTGCACTCCGGCTACTACCAAGGAAAGCAGCACCAAGAGGAAGTGATCCGGGCCGGCAACGTCCCGTGGACGATCCTGCGCGCCACCCAGTTTCACGAGTTCGTCGACCAGATCCTGGGACAGGTGCCCGGCCCGATCGCGGTGATCCCGACCATGCGCACGCAGCCGATCGCCGTCAGTGAGGTCGCCGCCCATCTGTGCACCCTCGCCGTGGGCGAGCCCCAGCAGATGGCGCCCGAACTCGCGGGCCCCCAGGTGGAGTCGATGGTCGACATGGCCCGCCAATTGCTGCGCCGGCTCCGGCAGCGCCGGCCGGTGATCCCCCTGCGACTGCCCGGCGCGGTCGGAAAGGGCATGGCCGGGGGTGCGCTGCTGCCGACGCACCCGGGGCCCCGTGGCCAGCAGACGTTCGCCGAATGGCTGGATGCCCACGTTCCGGCCGTTCGGTGA
- a CDS encoding TIGR03621 family F420-dependent LLM class oxidoreductase gives MQRAFRFGVGLNSTRSAPELAQTARRLEGFGFDVLHVPDHLGAPAPFPVLVAAAAATSTIRLGTYVLNACFYRPALLTRDVADTDLLSGGRLEVGLGAGYVRAEFEAAEMDFPTAARRIAYLEHVTRYVATHQPRVPILIAGSGDRLLTVAARHADIIGLTGARVGGADDPLAERVGFVRAAAGDRFEALELNLAITALPTDGSGVPDLALTRRFAPTLSDEELLASPAVLSGSVADMAETLRQYRHRYGVSYFTVQQQHAEAFAEVIAALR, from the coding sequence ATGCAGAGGGCATTTCGCTTCGGGGTGGGCCTGAACTCGACCCGTTCCGCGCCCGAGCTGGCGCAGACCGCGCGGCGACTGGAAGGTTTCGGGTTCGACGTCCTGCACGTACCCGATCATCTCGGCGCTCCCGCCCCTTTCCCGGTCCTGGTCGCGGCCGCCGCGGCGACCTCCACGATCCGGCTGGGCACCTACGTGCTCAACGCCTGCTTCTACCGCCCGGCGCTGTTGACCCGTGACGTCGCCGACACCGACCTGCTCTCGGGCGGACGGCTGGAGGTGGGCCTGGGCGCGGGTTACGTGCGCGCGGAGTTCGAGGCCGCCGAGATGGATTTTCCGACCGCCGCGCGGCGCATCGCCTATCTGGAACATGTCACCCGATACGTGGCGACACACCAGCCGCGCGTACCGATACTGATTGCCGGCAGCGGCGACCGGCTGCTGACCGTGGCGGCGCGCCACGCCGACATCATCGGACTGACCGGCGCGCGGGTCGGCGGTGCCGATGATCCGCTGGCCGAGCGCGTCGGTTTCGTGCGCGCGGCCGCCGGCGACCGGTTCGAGGCCCTGGAGCTGAACCTGGCCATCACCGCATTGCCGACCGACGGCTCAGGGGTTCCCGATCTGGCACTGACCCGCCGCTTCGCGCCGACGCTGTCTGATGAGGAGCTGCTAGCCTCGCCTGCCGTGCTGTCCGGATCGGTGGCCGACATGGCCGAGACCCTGCGCCAGTACCGGCACCGCTACGGGGTCAGTTACTTCACCGTCCAGCAGCAACACGCCGAGGCGTTCGCCGAGGTCATCGCCGCACTGCGCTGA
- a CDS encoding cryptochrome/photolyase family protein gives MPVLLWYRRDLRVEDLPSLAAALDEGPEVLACFVLDPQLETSAGQRRLQYLGQSLRRLSDDLDGRLLITRGRPQERIPQIAAAIGASAVHVSEDFAPFGRRRDERVRATLGDIPLVATGSPYLASPGRVVKDDGTPYRVFTPFFRRWREHGWRRPANSRPDSAHLIDPSELPRESAHPVDIPDFGGRLAFPAGEAAALEHWRGFVSSGLERYEQDRDRPDLDCTSRMSVYLKFGNIHPRTMAADLDLKKSGAAAYLRQLAFRDFYAAVLHFWPRSAWHNWNQEFDAIETDTDAQARRQFERWKAGETGFPIVDAGMRELRETGFMHNRVRMIAASFLVKDLHLPWQWGARWFMDQLLDGDVANNQHGWQWCAGCGTDAAPYFRVFNPTLQGAKFDPEGCYVRRWVPELADVPDAHLQRAAPPPGYPQPMVDHGRERAEALRRYQHLSDS, from the coding sequence GTGCCGGTCCTGCTGTGGTACCGCCGCGACCTGCGAGTCGAGGACTTGCCGTCCCTGGCGGCCGCGCTCGACGAAGGCCCTGAGGTGTTGGCCTGCTTCGTGCTGGACCCGCAGCTGGAGACCTCGGCTGGGCAGCGTCGACTGCAGTATCTGGGTCAGTCGCTGCGGCGGCTGAGCGACGACCTCGACGGCCGGCTGCTGATCACCCGTGGACGTCCGCAGGAGCGGATCCCGCAGATCGCGGCCGCGATCGGCGCGTCGGCGGTACACGTCTCAGAGGATTTCGCCCCCTTCGGCCGCCGGCGTGACGAGCGGGTGCGTGCCACGCTCGGCGATATACCGCTGGTGGCCACCGGCTCGCCGTACCTGGCCTCTCCGGGGCGCGTCGTCAAAGACGACGGGACTCCCTATCGGGTCTTCACCCCGTTCTTTCGGCGGTGGCGTGAGCACGGTTGGCGGCGACCGGCGAACTCACGGCCCGACTCGGCACACCTGATCGACCCGAGTGAGCTGCCCCGCGAGTCCGCTCACCCGGTGGACATCCCCGACTTCGGTGGTCGACTCGCGTTCCCGGCCGGGGAAGCGGCGGCGCTCGAGCACTGGCGGGGGTTCGTCAGCAGCGGGCTGGAGCGCTACGAGCAGGACCGCGACCGCCCCGACCTCGATTGCACAAGCCGCATGTCGGTCTACCTGAAATTCGGCAACATTCATCCGCGCACCATGGCCGCCGACCTCGACCTGAAGAAGTCGGGTGCCGCGGCGTATCTGCGGCAGCTGGCCTTTCGGGATTTCTATGCCGCGGTGCTGCACTTCTGGCCCCGCAGTGCCTGGCACAACTGGAACCAGGAGTTCGACGCCATCGAGACCGACACCGATGCCCAGGCGCGACGTCAGTTCGAGCGTTGGAAGGCCGGGGAGACCGGTTTTCCGATCGTGGACGCAGGCATGCGGGAACTGCGCGAAACGGGTTTCATGCACAACCGGGTGCGCATGATCGCGGCATCGTTCCTCGTCAAAGATCTGCATCTGCCGTGGCAGTGGGGTGCCCGCTGGTTCATGGACCAACTGCTCGATGGCGACGTGGCCAACAACCAACACGGCTGGCAGTGGTGTGCGGGCTGCGGCACCGACGCGGCGCCCTACTTCCGAGTCTTCAACCCGACGTTGCAGGGCGCCAAGTTCGACCCCGAAGGCTGCTATGTGCGTCGCTGGGTTCCCGAACTGGCCGATGTCCCCGACGCACATCTGCAGCGGGCTGCACCGCCGCCGGGCTATCCCCAGCCCATGGTGGACCACGGACGCGAGCGCGCCGAGGCGCTGCGCCGGTACCAGCACCTTAGTGATTCATAA